In Sphingobacterium zeae, one genomic interval encodes:
- a CDS encoding GPW/gp25 family protein — MEFYLDKPLQLNLPVENQRLKESDLGKSISNYLELIIFTRKGEHRFNADFGCAIWDLDFELIVSESLWEEKFRKSLLDCITRYEWRIAQVVVKVNISEVETFFPKRKVAEIKKKVMIYVEAKMVETGERYAFSTSLFLSPLAR, encoded by the coding sequence ATGGAATTTTACCTGGATAAACCTTTACAGTTAAACCTCCCAGTGGAGAATCAGCGGTTGAAAGAGTCTGATCTGGGTAAATCCATTTCAAATTATCTGGAGCTGATCATATTTACCCGAAAGGGAGAGCATCGCTTTAACGCCGATTTTGGATGTGCCATTTGGGACTTGGATTTTGAATTGATCGTCAGTGAGAGTCTATGGGAAGAAAAGTTTAGAAAATCACTGCTCGATTGCATTACGCGTTATGAGTGGCGCATCGCACAGGTGGTGGTCAAGGTCAATATTTCTGAAGTGGAAACATTCTTTCCAAAGCGGAAGGTCGCGGAGATCAAAAAGAAAGTAATGATTTATGTGGAGGCTAAGATGGTGGAGACTGGGGAGCGCTATGCATTCAGTACTTCGTTATTTTTAAGTCCTTTAGCTAGGTAG
- a CDS encoding DUF5458 family protein, translating into MANTQEEKAAQAGSAAGYKEVKDRAATESLQESLDKLVRVGGFDLLEASVDGIQNLNPERKARKQIFLSDDQKKKEREQLKKKMELWVDLLENSDSVASMVDKSAEKLKVAEETLNRNLGTALEATRELEQAYRSVHLFYKNTEADKVDNVVLMNASMDQLTDLDNPRFIEYVSEEFKQNYDRLDLRDNYSLLVLPGYLGSNKVLDRWAKIANANKAMLVTDFADLEQPDDVIDLFTSGNYTSAEAYKSNVIMTTNWLIGREKNTTVGEEEDLTVPGSAALAGKMYYTLMSQVTAGKKHGTINEVDGVKFDLKKSEISHLERIGLVPMVNEYGKVMAFSAKTLFNGDNIGLQTYSVVRVFDYVTKVLFDFLNRRAFENWTTKTEKDLRAQIVKFLDSIQGPDRLIERFKIMRFERDDQQKDKIHLDIHITPFFPAKSFMVKLDGYKGEDESTTWASEYNQQ; encoded by the coding sequence ATGGCAAATACACAAGAAGAAAAAGCGGCACAAGCGGGTAGCGCTGCCGGATATAAAGAGGTAAAGGACCGTGCTGCTACCGAAAGCTTGCAGGAAAGTTTAGATAAGCTGGTGCGCGTGGGGGGCTTTGATTTATTGGAAGCATCGGTGGATGGTATCCAAAATTTAAATCCTGAACGTAAGGCACGCAAGCAGATTTTTTTGAGCGATGACCAAAAAAAGAAGGAACGTGAACAACTTAAGAAGAAGATGGAACTTTGGGTAGATCTGTTGGAAAATTCGGATTCCGTTGCTTCTATGGTAGATAAAAGCGCTGAAAAGCTGAAGGTAGCCGAAGAGACGTTAAACCGCAATTTGGGAACGGCTCTGGAAGCAACTCGTGAGCTGGAGCAGGCTTATCGCTCTGTCCACTTGTTCTATAAGAACACAGAAGCTGATAAAGTGGATAATGTGGTCCTCATGAATGCCAGTATGGACCAGCTGACAGACCTGGACAACCCCCGTTTTATCGAATATGTGTCTGAAGAGTTTAAACAGAATTATGATAGGCTAGACCTGCGCGACAACTATTCGCTATTGGTATTACCGGGCTACTTGGGGTCCAATAAGGTGTTGGATCGTTGGGCAAAGATTGCCAATGCGAATAAAGCGATGCTCGTCACCGATTTTGCGGATCTCGAACAGCCGGATGATGTGATCGACCTCTTCACATCTGGTAATTACACCAGCGCAGAAGCATATAAATCCAACGTCATCATGACGACCAACTGGTTGATTGGACGGGAGAAAAATACCACTGTAGGCGAGGAGGAAGATCTGACTGTACCGGGCTCTGCTGCGCTGGCGGGAAAAATGTATTATACATTGATGTCGCAGGTAACTGCGGGAAAAAAACACGGTACAATCAATGAGGTTGATGGCGTAAAGTTTGACCTTAAGAAAAGTGAAATTTCGCATCTCGAACGTATTGGATTGGTTCCAATGGTGAATGAATATGGGAAGGTGATGGCATTCTCCGCCAAAACGTTATTTAATGGTGATAATATTGGCTTGCAGACTTACTCTGTGGTGCGTGTATTCGATTATGTGACGAAAGTCCTTTTTGATTTTCTGAACCGCAGAGCGTTTGAAAATTGGACGACCAAGACGGAAAAAGATTTGCGTGCGCAGATTGTGAAATTTTTGGACAGTATTCAAGGGCCAGATAGATTGATTGAGCGCTTCAAAATCATGCGATTTGAACGTGATGATCAGCAAAAAGATAAAATTCATCTTGATATCCATATTACTCCATTCTTTCCTGCCAAAAGTTTTATGGTCAAATTGGATGGCTACAAGGGGGAAGATGAAAGCACAACATGGGCTAGTGAGTACAATCAGCAATAA
- a CDS encoding TssN family type VI secretion system protein produces MNTATAEMEVQTVFLRYILAPLLVFISTIVLSVWNKKNSLLSNKKLIISILIGGLVLALPGFFGFLGFGYMPWGYFITMMYALGLGVLWVYLLSKWDLNTLENKKLFVFFVMFVMLLLGLYIYKLFFDWMSPFRLGWWAATSISIFMVPMFFWWTYIALLSIPMEIHRVWEYPRFPEEISLDHLDFDKLLVLELELYKDSKDVEPLRVKVKAPEKMNFGLWFQKFIEDYNAKFPSAPVRFVDDQGEYQRWIFVVKRSIFRRNVYIDPNADISGNQITEKMTIHAKRVSETIG; encoded by the coding sequence GTGAATACTGCAACAGCTGAAATGGAAGTACAAACAGTTTTTTTGAGGTACATACTTGCGCCTTTATTAGTATTTATTTCGACAATTGTATTGTCGGTCTGGAATAAGAAGAATTCTCTTCTTAGCAATAAGAAGTTAATTATTTCGATCCTAATAGGAGGACTAGTGCTGGCATTGCCCGGTTTTTTCGGGTTTTTGGGCTTTGGCTATATGCCTTGGGGCTATTTTATCACCATGATGTACGCGTTGGGACTAGGGGTGCTTTGGGTGTATCTGCTGAGTAAGTGGGATTTAAATACTTTGGAAAACAAAAAGTTATTCGTGTTTTTCGTCATGTTTGTCATGCTCTTACTTGGACTATATATTTATAAGCTATTTTTCGACTGGATGAGCCCATTCCGATTGGGCTGGTGGGCAGCCACCAGTATTTCCATTTTTATGGTTCCTATGTTCTTTTGGTGGACGTACATTGCGCTGTTATCTATCCCTATGGAAATTCATCGGGTATGGGAATACCCACGGTTTCCAGAAGAAATCAGTCTGGATCATTTGGATTTTGATAAGCTATTGGTATTGGAACTGGAACTCTATAAGGACAGCAAAGATGTGGAGCCGTTGCGCGTGAAGGTTAAAGCGCCAGAAAAAATGAACTTCGGTCTATGGTTTCAAAAATTTATTGAAGATTATAATGCCAAATTTCCAAGCGCCCCGGTTCGCTTCGTGGACGATCAGGGAGAATACCAGCGCTGGATATTTGTTGTGAAGAGGTCTATCTTTAGAAGAAATGTATATATAGACCCCAATGCAGACATTTCAGGCAATCAGATTACAGAAAAAATGACTATTCACGCCAAGCGTGTTTCAGAAACGATAGGATAA
- a CDS encoding response regulator transcription factor, translating to MDKVISVIIVDDHPLVLNGFEFILKNSADIVLLGTFTSSCDALAFLQTQSVDIVLVDINMPGMNGIDTTAIIKKDFPNTQVIAISNLNEGSIALRMLQAGALGYLLKNVSAEDLIQGIHSVHQGEQVLSREMNFILKGNQQDSVPKITEREREVLKWMAQGYTTPKIGELMFISPLTVESHRRNLLQKFSVSNSASLIHKATEMKFI from the coding sequence ATGGATAAGGTTATTTCAGTTATTATCGTAGACGATCATCCACTCGTATTGAATGGATTTGAATTTATTTTAAAGAACAGCGCAGACATCGTTTTACTGGGCACATTTACCTCGTCGTGTGATGCTTTAGCTTTTCTTCAAACCCAATCTGTCGATATTGTTTTGGTCGACATCAACATGCCCGGCATGAATGGTATCGATACCACTGCAATCATAAAAAAGGATTTTCCCAACACACAGGTTATTGCGATCAGCAACCTAAATGAAGGCAGCATCGCCCTTCGTATGCTGCAGGCGGGAGCCCTGGGGTATCTTCTCAAAAATGTATCTGCCGAAGACTTAATTCAAGGTATACATTCCGTTCATCAGGGTGAACAGGTGCTCAGCCGAGAAATGAACTTCATATTAAAAGGTAATCAGCAAGATTCTGTTCCAAAGATTACAGAAAGAGAGCGCGAGGTACTCAAATGGATGGCGCAAGGTTATACCACACCCAAAATTGGCGAATTGATGTTTATCAGCCCATTGACTGTCGAAAGTCACCGTCGAAATCTGCTACAAAAATTTTCCGTCAGCAATTCGGCTTCCTTGATCCACAAGGCTACTGAAATGAAGTTTATCTAA
- a CDS encoding NAD(P)H-dependent oxidoreductase yields the protein MKNVLLINGDLFKTASTDFLMDAYRTGVMQADGIVHDLRIADLLFNYNIQLPSLHWTSVEADLQFALRRLHWAKHIVLFCPVYRSYIPSKIKGFFDRLFLPYQSSLDVNRIDNNFYGKSARIVSILDQDLFAEYNLYKKTNFMSVKKDVFERCHISPVRTSAMGELHQLNNSYSAKWADKLARFGRIDLV from the coding sequence ATGAAGAACGTTTTATTAATCAATGGGGATCTTTTTAAAACAGCGTCTACTGACTTCCTGATGGATGCTTACCGAACAGGTGTAATGCAGGCGGATGGCATTGTACATGATCTGCGGATCGCAGATCTACTTTTTAATTACAATATTCAACTTCCTTCGTTGCATTGGACTTCTGTGGAAGCCGATCTGCAGTTTGCTTTGCGTCGTCTTCATTGGGCGAAACATATCGTATTGTTCTGTCCCGTTTACCGTTCATATATCCCCTCCAAGATCAAAGGCTTTTTTGATCGCCTGTTCTTGCCCTATCAAAGCAGTCTGGATGTTAACCGCATTGATAACAATTTCTATGGTAAATCTGCCCGAATAGTAAGTATATTGGATCAAGATCTCTTTGCTGAATATAACCTTTACAAAAAGACAAATTTTATGAGCGTGAAGAAGGATGTCTTCGAACGCTGCCATATTTCGCCTGTGCGAACATCCGCCATGGGCGAACTGCATCAACTGAACAACTCCTACAGTGCGAAATGGGCAGATAAACTCGCACGGTTTGGCCGGATTGATCTCGTATAA
- a CDS encoding DinB family protein, which produces MESLFNAWKTSRMAYLKFFEHYSLEELNLIPAGFGNNLIWNIGHIIATQHKLIYIGSDVKGHIPEEVFLKYQSGTKPTVPVSQQEADLLKSLLVEQIEPTILDFNNNIFLHYNSRTTGTGFHVASIYDAFEWNNFHEGLHMGYMMSIRKFI; this is translated from the coding sequence ATGGAATCACTCTTTAATGCCTGGAAAACGAGCCGTATGGCATACCTCAAATTTTTTGAGCACTATTCCCTAGAAGAGCTCAACCTCATTCCTGCTGGCTTTGGAAACAACCTGATCTGGAACATCGGTCACATCATTGCCACACAGCATAAATTAATTTATATCGGATCGGATGTAAAAGGGCATATTCCAGAAGAAGTTTTCCTGAAGTACCAGTCGGGTACAAAACCAACAGTACCGGTATCCCAACAGGAAGCGGATCTGCTTAAAAGTTTGCTTGTTGAACAAATTGAGCCGACTATCCTGGATTTTAACAACAACATATTTCTTCACTATAACTCCCGTACCACGGGGACGGGCTTCCACGTCGCTTCAATATACGATGCCTTCGAATGGAATAATTTCCATGAAGGGCTCCACATGGGCTATATGATGAGCATTAGGAAGTTTATCTAA